A stretch of DNA from Odontesthes bonariensis isolate fOdoBon6 chromosome 5, fOdoBon6.hap1, whole genome shotgun sequence:
AGCATGATGGACAAGAGTGTGCGGTATCTTCCCCATTGAAgtggaaaacctccttgaacagtcgggttgggattgggtctaaaatacaagttgatggtttcgaagagactattgctgttgttagctcagagagatcaactggacagaaggcGTCTAAATACatatcaggttctaaagatacttctaaagctgctgtacttgataatacatcagtgataatagtgtgaaggactccatcaatcttctctctgatagaaacaattttattgataaagaagctcatgaaatcatcactgctgagagttaaaggaataactggctcagcagagctcggactctttgtcagactggctacagtgctgaaaagaaacctgggattattcttattctcttctatcaatgatgaataataagcagttctagctttacgaagggctttcttatacattgttaaactatctttccagactaactgagactcttctaaattagaggaacgccactgtctctccagctttcttgcagtctgctttaaagcacgcagctgtgaattataccaaggagccaacctcttctgactgattaccttccttttcagaggggcaacattgtccagtgctgtacgcattgaaactatagtgctgtcaataagagtcaagtgttgctggagtaaagtttaggtagtcgtcctctgtcatatctgcacatggcagtgaagaaaaggatgatggaattaattctttaaatctggttacagcatcctctgatagacaccttctatatgtaaatttattctcagaaactgtatagtcaagtaatgtaaacttaaaggttatcagaaaacggtcagataagacagggttatgagggaacactgttaactgttcactctcaatgccataagtcagaacaagatcaagggtgtgattaagacAGAgggtcggtctgtgaacactttgagaaaatccaatagagtctaatatagaattaaagttcatgtttaggctgtcattttcaacgtctatatgaatattaaagtcacccactacaactTAAAAATAAAGGACAGTAAAAATACAAAAGTCAATAACACATACTGTTACAGTTGTGTTTTGAGACAATGGGACAAAATAATAACTGAAACTTGACATTGCTTATGTGTTCATTGTGGAATGGCAACATTgtctcaatctttttttttaatatgttggAATGATGCTggcaggagaaaaaaagaacataacaTATCAGAACATGATCCATACtggctgaaataaaaaaagtcccagtaaaaatgtattttcttttttttccatgctggtccattttttttttcttatttgatgatgtacattaaaaaaataactgaGAATAAATTAGATTAACTGtaacacttaaaagaaaaagattcaCAATATGCCTGCATCAACCAAGTCTGAATGTCTTTTCTTAATTGCAATCCATAAATCTGCGCTATCGGTCTGTTCGTCCTCCGTCAATGCAGAGTTTGCATTGAATTCTGTGTGGAAGTGTTCAGTAATAATATGTTATAACCTCCCATGCAGTTGTACACAGGGAGTCCTTTCTTCAAATACTTGTGAAACACAAAGGGAGAGTGGGGGTTGTGCTTTTACACAACAGAAATTGTGGTGAGATAAACTTATGATGCAACACTGTGATTGTGTCATAGCATGCTACACTGCTGACAAAATATTACTTCACATTTCTCATTCAATGAAaatacggaagagtattagggccaggcataagaaaaaatatttatattttgcctgtcgagattaaagtcgacatgtcgagaataaagtcgaattttcgagaaaaaagtcaactcctttggtccatcatctaattactttattctcgacaggcaaaatataaatgttttttcttatgcctggccctaatactcttccgtaatGAAAATGATGGAAACCGGTGCATTTCTTAACATATTTACTTATTACTAATAACCTACCATTAGACTCTCGTTAAAGCGCTGAAGATTGATGTGCCGTTCGCTCCTTTTACCTTTTACAACAATATACTCAAACTGGAAAAAAAGCATTCAAGTAATATACAGACtagctgaaaagaaaagaaaagaaaagaaaagaaaagaaaagaaaagaaaagaaaagagcaaTTGAGAAGAATAGATAGCAGGGATAAGGTGAACACGTTTGGAAAAATGCAGACTCTCCCTAACCtccatgtgagtgtgtgagagagcgcgagagaaagggagagggtTTGGTAAAGTGAGACGGAGGTAAACGGGAAGTGCGTCAGCGCAACTGTAATTGAGTGAACAACCATCATCCGTACGGAGCTGATTATAGGTTTAACTGTTTGATTTAGTTATATTTGTTCTTTAAGGTTGTCAGTGTGGAAACTACACATTGGTGACTTACACTGTTAAAGCTggagtcggcaggttttcaaaattgcgagtctaaagtcggaaaattcgaactgatacaactttcaggtccctcccccaacctctaacaagctccgaatcgccccccaaacccctccccctctgtggacgaggttgtgcacgtgagttcacaccagtgtgagcgcactcaagctggggcagactcacgctcagcagcgtgtgcacaagctgtgattgacaggtaggattcctccaccctaacttgattggttaaaaacagccgggagcgctcggtttttgcaagcatgattacaggcttcagagggagctacagatttcgggatttttcctaaacagcctatttaatattctacgtccagaatcccatgacagttcaagctaatatgactaaaaaaaagttgccgaccgcagctttaaggagCCTCAGATGACTGATAGTTAATGATAGTTGAAATCATTCGTTACAACTAAATGTTCACATATGATTCGAATTGAAAAAACGTATCGTTGTGTTGCGtgttgtgtattttaaaaaaattcttaATTTTCTTTCCATTAGGCTTATATGAATAGAATTAAAAAACTTTAATAGAATTGAAGTTTTGATTTAAAAGTAGTTTAAAAATCAAAGTTTTTAAAGTTGCATTTGCTCCGTGCACAGTCCATGCAAATGGTGTAAAAATTGTTAACGACATGAATTTGACATTAAGCAACCCATCACGTTTTCATGCTAATAAATAGTGACAGATCGCTCTCAGACAGTATTATTGTGAAGGATGAGAGCGGACACTGTGTTGGATGGATGTCTGGTTGCCGACGCACGGACGCAGGGCGGGGGGCGGGCTGAAGGCAGGGGGAGGCTGGGCAGATACAGTCTGATCAGCAGAGACACTGTGTTGTGCAGACAGGCGCTGCTTCCCAGGAGGAATACACTTTGGCTTTTTAACAGGATTTTAATTGAGAGGTTTGAGTTTGCTTTTTTTGGAGGTGTGGATTTTTCGCCATAAACACCTCATTTGCGCAGTGAGTTGCTTGCTGGGGAAAGAGACCGTGAAACCCCGCTGGAGGCAGCTGCGTTCAGACGCTGAGAAACGCCAACAAAGAGCGTTCAGGGAAGTCGCCCGCTGCCTCCTTACGTTAAGTTGTTTGGCCCAACAAATAAAAGTGCGGCAGCGGAAATATTCTTCACTATGATCTACAACAGACTCGTTCGCACTGCTTTGACTTTGCTATCTTTTATTCTGTTCCTCAACGTGGGAAATCTCCGAGTAAATGGGCAATACGGCGGCGGAGACCGAGGAATGACTGTACCGGAGCACGGGTTTTGCCAGCCCATTTCCATCCCGCTGTGCACGGACATCGCGTACAATGAGACCATCATGCCCAACCTGCTGGGCCACACCAACCAGGAGGACGCGGGGCTGGAGGTGCACCAGTTCTACCCGCTGGTGAAGGTGCAGTGCTCCCCGGACCTAAAGTTCTTCCTCTGCTCCATGTACGCGCCCGTGTGCACGGTGCTGGAGCAGGCGCTGCCTCCGTGTCGCTCTCTTTGCGAGCGAGCGCGCCAGGGCTGCGAGGCGCTCATGAATAAGTTTGGCTTCCAGTGGCCCGACAGCCTCGCGTGCGAATCCTTCCCGGTGCACGGAGCGGGAGAGCTGTGCGTGGGCCAAAACATCACAGACCACGGGGAACCGAATCGCCCCGACCATTACCCCACTGAGCGCTCTCTTCCCGACCCCAAGAGCGGCCAGTTCAGGTGCCCAGCCTCGCTCAGAGTGCCTCCGTACCTGAACTACCGCTTCCTCGGGCAGGAGAACTGCGGGGCTCCTTGTGAGCCCAAAAGGTCGCACGGGATGATGTATTTCGGTGAGGAGGAGCTCAAATTCGCCAGGATATGGATCGGCATCTGGTCGGTGTTGTGTTGTGCTTCCACTTTATTCACAGTGCTGACCTATCTGGTGGATATGAAGCGCTTTAGCTACCCAGAGCGGCCCATCGTCTTCCTCTCTGGCTGCTATACTATGGTTTCCATAGCATATATTGCTGGATTTTTACTGGAGGACAAGGTGGTTTGCAACGACAAGTTTGACAATGATATTCGGACTGTGGTGCAGGGCACTAAAAAAGAGGGCTGCACGATCCTCTTCATGATGCTGTACTTCTTCAGCATGGCCAGCTCCATCTGGTGGGTTATCTTGGCTCTCACCTGGTTTCTGGCAGCAGGGATGAAATGGGGCCACGAGGCCATCGAAGCTAATTCTCAGTACTTCCACTTGGCGGCTTGGGCTGTTCCTGCCATCAAAACCATCACCATCTTGGCTGTCGGGCAGGTGGATGGAGACGTGTTAAGTGGGGTTTGCTTCGTGGGCATGAACAGTGTGGATGCTTTGCGTGGCTTTGTCTTGGCGCCGCTGTTTGTCTACCTGTTCATTGGCACTTCCTTCCTCCTGGCAGGGTTTGTGTCCCTGTTTCGAATCCGGACAATCATGAAGCACGATGGCACCAAGACAGAGAAACTGGAGAAGCTGATGGTGCGGATAGGGATTTTCAGCGTGCTCTACACTGTGCCAGCCACTATCGTCATCGCCTGCTACTTCTATGAGCAGGCCTTTCGAGATCATTGGGAGAGGACATGGATCAGCCAGACTTGCAAAACATATGCCGTACCATGTCCTGTCCAGAGCCACCCTAGCATGAGCCCAGACTTCACTGTGTTTATGATTAAATATCTCATGACTCTCATTGTGGGCATCACTTCCGGCTTTTGGATCTGGTCTGGGAAGACCCTCAACTCATGGAGGAGGTTTTACACAAGACTTGCCAACAGTAAACAGGGTGAGACCACTGTGTGATTTGGTTTAAACCCTCCTCACACAAACGCAACAATAATCCTTGtcataattttcttttttttttttctcagacttACTGGAgacattttctctgtttttaatgTATATATTAATTTGtgagatttttgtaattatatatttgtatttaaaagtgaaaagaaaattgttcttaaaaaaaaagaaacgttttttttcatcttcacATCTCATGACCTGACTTACTGTGGGTACACCTGGGAATATTCCACATGAGTGTTTGCGTCTTTGATGAAGATGATTTGGTTGTGAGTGTGGGGTCTATTCTGAGCGAAGTCCCATGAAACCAAAGTGCTTCCTTGTGGCTCCTGATTAATCAGCTGTAGTTTGTGTTCATACAGTTGAGCCACAGTTGAACGTCTCGCAGTGCACGTATCAGCACTGTGGGACAAGAAACGGTGCACAAGTTGTGAATATGAGTCTTCGAGACGGTTATGGCCTGTTGTTGAAGTCTTCACAGTTATAACATTCCTTTCTAAATAAAGCACACATAATCATACAAATGTAGAAGAACAGACCAGTGTTTCTGGGTGTATTTTACAGCACTCTCAGGCAGTACTGTAGAGTTTTATATTCTTTAAGTTGAATTAGAATTCTGTACTGTGATCATTTTTCAAGTTATGTAATTTCTGCATACTAATGGAGATGCTAGGTAAGTGCAGAATGACATCCTGCAATGAGATCGAACAATAGTAACAGaactttgacaaaaaaaagtgcaggACCATGAATCCAGGCACTGATTGgttgcaaaaaaaataatgaaaaattaaaaaaaaactgtatgtgGTTGTATGTTGCCAAACTGGTCATGTGTAATATGTTCTACAGAGATGTAAACCTGCAGAAGGGCTATGATGTACCTCTGGCAGGGATTCAAAGCAGCATTAACATCAgtttgaaatgatttttttttccaaatgtcaATTTTTATAAATTGTAAGAATACAAAACCCACAAATTTAAGCAAAAACGTTGCGTGTAGCAGCacattttaaatacatttttattcagaTAATGCTGTGTAAAATCCCTGGACACCCGTTGTGCCTTTGCAATATAATTTTCTTTATAACAATCTTAAATTATTTTACCCATCATCTTTTACAAAAGCCTGTTAAGACAACTTGTAATATTTTAAGAAAACATCAAGATTTGATCCTTTTTTTCGTGGTAATTTGATTAGATTTTTTAACTAAATCAAATATGTAATGCATGATCATGAGggagattacattttttttctgttttaagacaaaaaaaggCACTAATACAAATTAATTTATCAAATTATCAACATATTAATTAGTTATTAGTTAAAAGGATCTAATCAGAAAACACATGATCACAGTTTGATCTAATGTCCATGACCTTCTGTTTAAGTTAAAATGTTGAGTCAGTTTGGATTGTTAGTCAATAATTGGGATTTAAATGTGTAAAGAGAGAATTATTCATGAATTTGGAAGATGTTTTAAGTGTCAGAGGACATTTGGTGTGACTTTGTGGAATGGGAGGTTTTTTGACTGTAGTTCAGGTTTCCAGGGAAATGAACTATCATACACTACTCTTGTCTGAGGCTATATGAGGGGAGCTTAGAGATACTGATACTGAAACTCTTAATTGATTCTTGTTCTCTATTTATAAAATCCGTGGGATCCAAATTTACATGCAACTGCATAAAGAATATATTTTACAATTTATGCAAtcgaaagattttttttccaaaggctAATGGGTCTCCAAAGCTAAATTCAGTGTTGTAACTATGTCCACAGATGGTGATGTGAAAGGGTGTTTGTTACGTACGTCTCATACATATGTAACTATTTTATTCATGCATTTCATTCAGAGGTTGAATTAGTTACTGTTGAGAGGGGATTGTTGATGTGGGGAGTAATCCGATCCTGGAGGAACATGGCTGCACTGTGGGACTAAAGAGCAACCAGCAGCTTGCATTCCCTCCACTGCAGAAAGCGTGTGTTAAAATGCAGAGCGGCTGCCGTCagagcagctcacacacacatacacacacatacagtccaTGACTGTGTGTTCCTGTCAGATACTCTTCCACATGGTGCTTCTgatttataatatatatttttttctgttgatgGCCCTAGAACTGTCACAGTTTTAAAGTAATTTGCATTTGCTATGAAAAGAACCTTTTatatttatagaaaaaatattatatatacacTTCATTTATTGTTTTGTGAGAATAAAAACAACCTCACCAATGCAACTGTCAAACTGGTCAACTCGTTTTTTTCCTCTGACATCTTTCAGATTTTCCAAGTGTATTTTACACTTAATTGAAACAGTTATTCATCTTGTGAAATCAGTCTGTTCAAATGCGCTTTGAATATAATAAAGTGTAAGGGGGACTTGCTCTGTGCAGAAATGCTTTCAGACTAAGCTAATGTGTGGACTCAACGATCAAAGTCAGCCAAGTAAAGTGACATTGTTAGGGTTTATGTGCTGAACAGCATTATgaaatggaatttttttttaagaagagtGCAGTCTTGGACACAAGGTATATTTGATGTGCCGCTGCACTTGTAATGTTAACTAGCGGATGTATGTAGGCTACTCAGCAGAAAATGAAGACTTGTTGTTTTTCCTCATTGTTTTCATTGAAATTGTGTCAGGAGCGGATTTCTGGAACAACCACTTCCTCCTCTTTACCTATGGGCACATGGATATATAAAGATACAAAATAAACTGTTGTCAAAAAGATCAAATGACAATGAGAACATTTAATGTTAGTTTCTGTTTCCTCAAAGGTAAGCAGCAGTGGTGAATACAACTATTTAAATGATCCACTTAAGATTAGACATTGATTTCCAGTAGTTCATGTAGAGATGAGcagtaagaaaaaaacattttataggATGGAGCCTTTAAGTGTATTTTTATGTTCTGGATTGTTTGGCTTCTAAATGTAAACAGCTTATTAATGTTGCAGCTGTCAGACTGGAGCTACAATTACTAAACTAACTAGAAAGAAATCTAATATATCTATTGAAAAACACACTTATTTCAAATTTGGTGCCAGAGACTTGTTTTTAAAAGGAGGGGACAGCTGCAACAAATTACTGAtatatttctgaaaaaaaatctacatctTTGTACTAATGATCGGCCGCATGTTCGTAACATGGTTGTTCCTGGAATGAGTATCTCAAAAGGGGCGTGTGTTTCAGATATTAAGATAAGGAGGGAGTCACCCCTCATTAAACATCATGTCTACAATTACAAATGAAAATACAAACATATAAAGAAACGcaggtttttccttttttttccagtgttaaaAGGATTTTAGTTCATATTAACAAATGTTGAggttattttttacatttaactgAAACATTTAAACAAAAGTTGTGGTATAGAAAGTAGCTACAAAATACTAAAGAACCAATAGCAAAGCACTTTCTGCTGGAGTGGAACACTTTATCTCTGCCTGTGCTGTTAGTGTCAACACACCCCAGATCTGACAGGATCATTGTATGCAACCCACCCATCTTTTCATATCATATGGAGTTAAGATGACAAAGCTCATTTtatggtttttttttcatatcagcCAAAAGACTGTAAAAAATTAGGTAATGCTAGCTTGTCATTCACCTTTACCAGTGGGCTCAAAATCACTTTTATGTCATCCTCTGAAACACTGGAATGTCCTTCCAGCTCCTGGCCCTGCTTTGGCAGTAATGTTTATGGATCAGCTGCCACACTCATTGTTCTAGTCAGCTCTTCATACCTCACTGCTTTGGCTTCTTATCGCTTACACACCCCACACACTGCTGCACAGCCCCTTACACCACTGCCACGAACAGTCACATACAAATGAAATGTGTGAAGACTGCCCCTCTTGGTGAGGAAGCGGAACATGTTTGTGACACAGAAACACTGAATCTTCAGTCCCTGATTTTCTTCAAACAAGATGAGTTTTAGAGTTCTGGTTGCAGTGTACTTTATCTTAGAAATTTTATATAATATTCTGAAGTCGATGTGTTTTTAAAGCTAGTGATAGGATGCCTCCAAAATCAGATATGACAGCAAGGGGGCCCTCAGGCTCTCACTGAGCACCTCTTAAAATGTACCTCTCATTGTTTCTTGTTActttttaaacctttacacgATCATCACATATTATGAAATACATGATATGTTATGAAGACCTACAAGATCAAATCAGGATTTTTTCAGTTGTATCACTTGTCCCATAATGAGACATTTGCAACATTCTTCATGAGAATGTCTAATAAGTCATTAACTTGTTTTCGGGCCGAGATAATAGACTTATAGCCTCTATGAGATACACATGATCACTCTGATAGAAAAAATGTAGTCAGGGAGGGATTATGGAAAAGTGGAAAAGTTTTGCACATTAAGACAAAATCGGATTTTCAAGAGACTCATCAAGAACATATTCTATCATTCAACATCTATGGAGTGTAGTTAGAGTTCATCAACAGGTCACAGAAAGTCTTGTGCAAAGCTTATGTAGTCCATCTTTTCAGACCTTTCTGTTGTTTTCAGTTTGCTTCAATAAGCATCCCCTTAGGGTGCACTTTATGGGGAATACTGTATAAATCAACTGCCACCAAATTAAGATGCTGTACTActagttttgttgttttttcctcctttagGCCAAGTTTGAAAGCATTGCTATTCAAAATGAAATGTGTGCTATTGCTGCCACGTGTTTTTAACTTGACCTGACCCATAAAAGCTCAAAAGCTAGCCTCTGTGTGCACATATTTTCACTTCTGTCAATACTTTGTACTGCCAAAAATGAGATAATTGAGTTTTTTGATAGTCTATCCACCAGAGAAACTGAGCATGGTATTCAAACACAAACATTCCCACTTGAAATCAGGAGAATTATATATGACAATGTTAGTTTAGCCTTAAATACTTACAGAAGTTTAGCTTGTTCATTTAGCTTTTCTAAAACTACTAAAAGATCATTTTTGTCATGTTCTGCATTTTTggttatgttttatgtttctgccatgtTATGCCACTtttttcctcagtctctcttgCCCTACCATCAACttcactcatgtcacctgtGTTTCTTCCCTCAGCTGCATTCACTCACTTATCACCTTCGTATTTTGTATTTAGTCTCTAGGTTTGTTCAtgttctttgtcagatcctcatcGTCACTCATGCCAAGACCCCGTCATTCATGTTTGGAATCGGGTTTGTCCTTgtcaggtttttgtttgttccttaagttttgtttaggtttttgtagccgcgctttttgtttggatTTTGAAACAAGTcaagttttcatttttaatatctgcatttgggtcctcttTCATCAGCACCACGTCAATCTTCATGACAATTTCCTTCCTTGCAGATGATAAAAAGGGGTTTCAGTTCACTGACCAATGTTTTAAAGATCAAGTCGCCAGGTTAGCTAATTCATTACAGTTAACGTCTGCTTTTATTTTAATGAGCTATGTTATTTTAGCTGGATTTCTTTAAAAAGGACCTTCTATCTTTTATCTGGTGCAAAGTGCAAATTCAAAGTTctgcattattttttttcttcagtgagAGCACTAAACGAGAtgtggctgacgcgtccacatctcgatgagatggtggtctgggaactaggtgtgcattttctcgtatttgaggcgtggtttacaaaTGCCTAGAGTCGTTTAtggggcgctacgaatgtctatcaaatggcgtctggttcttcccatgctgctttgcgcgcgattcatagccaattgtatcattTATatcagatgacgtatgtagagcgacagacaTTCGACGaggaaattcaattcaattcatttttatttatatagcgccaaatacaacaaatgtcatctcaaggcacttagatagtaagtccaattcaagccaattggaattcaattaattaataataatcataattcataaaataatccaatcgttcatatagagccaattcaaaaacaatttcctagctaagaaaaccaacagattgcactgaaaactctttgtttttcagtccaatctcccggcctgagcgtgcctgaggcgactgtggagagaaacagctcccttttaacaggaagaaacctctggcagaaccagactcaggaagggtggccatccgcctcgaccagctggggattgagaagacagaaagggggggagggccgcagcggcggcggcactgtaacaccattcaaaagatatctgttggaacagggaaacacgagttaatga
This window harbors:
- the fzd1 gene encoding frizzled-1; this encodes MIYNRLVRTALTLLSFILFLNVGNLRVNGQYGGGDRGMTVPEHGFCQPISIPLCTDIAYNETIMPNLLGHTNQEDAGLEVHQFYPLVKVQCSPDLKFFLCSMYAPVCTVLEQALPPCRSLCERARQGCEALMNKFGFQWPDSLACESFPVHGAGELCVGQNITDHGEPNRPDHYPTERSLPDPKSGQFRCPASLRVPPYLNYRFLGQENCGAPCEPKRSHGMMYFGEEELKFARIWIGIWSVLCCASTLFTVLTYLVDMKRFSYPERPIVFLSGCYTMVSIAYIAGFLLEDKVVCNDKFDNDIRTVVQGTKKEGCTILFMMLYFFSMASSIWWVILALTWFLAAGMKWGHEAIEANSQYFHLAAWAVPAIKTITILAVGQVDGDVLSGVCFVGMNSVDALRGFVLAPLFVYLFIGTSFLLAGFVSLFRIRTIMKHDGTKTEKLEKLMVRIGIFSVLYTVPATIVIACYFYEQAFRDHWERTWISQTCKTYAVPCPVQSHPSMSPDFTVFMIKYLMTLIVGITSGFWIWSGKTLNSWRRFYTRLANSKQGETTV